In the Piscinibacter sp. XHJ-5 genome, one interval contains:
- a CDS encoding NAD(P)H-dependent oxidoreductase: MDHPIRLALVLGSTRDGRFCDTVARWAVGQIERRPEFALDVIDLMHTEPSEAGVRIAAVDGVLIVVPEYNHGYPAPLKRLIDSSSEPWLAKPVAFVSYGGQSGGIRAVEQLRQVFVEVHAMTIREQVAFAHAREQFDAEGRLLAPDRAERAIAVMLTRLSWWAVALRDARRAAPYDRVIA, encoded by the coding sequence ATGGACCACCCGATCAGGCTAGCCCTCGTGCTGGGCAGCACGCGTGACGGCCGCTTCTGCGACACCGTCGCGCGCTGGGCCGTCGGGCAGATCGAGCGACGGCCGGAATTCGCGCTCGATGTCATCGACCTGATGCACACCGAGCCGTCGGAAGCGGGCGTGCGCATCGCGGCCGTCGACGGTGTCCTGATCGTCGTGCCCGAATACAACCACGGCTATCCGGCGCCGCTGAAGCGCCTCATCGACAGCAGCAGCGAGCCGTGGCTGGCGAAGCCGGTGGCCTTCGTGTCGTACGGCGGCCAGTCGGGCGGCATCCGCGCGGTCGAGCAGCTGCGCCAGGTGTTCGTCGAGGTGCACGCGATGACGATCCGCGAGCAGGTGGCTTTCGCGCATGCACGCGAGCAGTTCGATGCCGAGGGCCGGCTGCTCGCGCCCGATCGGGCGGAAAGGGCGATCGCGGTGATGCTCACGCGGCTGTCATGGTGGGCGGTCGCCCTGCGCGACGCGCGCCGTGCGGCCCCGTACGATCGGGTCATCGCATGA
- a CDS encoding MFS transporter — translation MQKTTDIPLNERSLLLTLAAIQFTYIVDFMVMMPLGPQFTRLFAISDAQFGLLVSAYTLAAGASGVIASFFVDRFERKTLLLWMYGAFALATLACGLSPTYWLLMASRIAAGLFGGVMGALVQTMVADAIPFERRGRAMGIVMSAFSLATVAGVPASLWLATHFGWHASFIAIALASFGIAAVGLRTLPRLDAHLRSGRVAHAGADIVTVLRDPAHRRAFAFTALLMSTGFTTIPFLTIFMTSNLGLAQAQVPLVYLAGGVATFFSARAFGVLSDRWGKVRTFRAVAVVAMLVLLGLTYLPPVPLWVLITMTTLFFVFVSGRMVPGMALITGSSAPAVRGTFMSLNGTVQSASMGIASMVGGMLIGRDANGLVTGYHHNGWIAVALSLLALWWVGRLQVRAAAPATSGVPMPAASESQGA, via the coding sequence ATGCAGAAGACCACCGACATTCCGCTCAACGAACGCTCCCTGCTGCTGACCCTGGCGGCGATCCAGTTCACCTACATCGTCGACTTCATGGTGATGATGCCGCTGGGTCCGCAGTTCACGCGGCTGTTCGCCATCAGCGACGCGCAATTCGGCCTGCTGGTGTCGGCCTACACCCTGGCCGCCGGCGCGTCCGGCGTGATCGCGAGCTTCTTCGTCGACCGCTTCGAGCGCAAGACGCTGCTGCTATGGATGTACGGCGCATTCGCGCTCGCCACGCTCGCCTGCGGGCTGTCGCCGACCTACTGGCTGCTGATGGCTTCGCGCATCGCCGCCGGACTGTTCGGCGGCGTGATGGGCGCGCTGGTGCAGACCATGGTCGCCGATGCGATCCCGTTCGAGCGACGCGGGCGTGCGATGGGCATCGTGATGTCGGCGTTCTCGCTCGCCACGGTGGCCGGCGTGCCGGCATCGCTGTGGCTCGCCACGCATTTCGGCTGGCATGCGAGCTTCATCGCGATCGCGCTTGCCAGCTTCGGCATCGCGGCCGTCGGGCTGCGCACGCTGCCCCGCCTGGACGCGCACCTGCGCAGCGGCCGCGTGGCCCACGCGGGTGCCGACATCGTCACGGTGCTGCGCGACCCCGCCCACCGGCGCGCCTTCGCCTTCACCGCGCTGCTGATGTCCACCGGCTTCACGACGATCCCCTTCCTCACCATCTTCATGACCTCCAACCTCGGCCTCGCGCAGGCGCAGGTGCCGCTGGTCTACCTGGCCGGCGGCGTGGCCACGTTCTTCAGCGCGCGGGCATTCGGCGTGCTGTCCGACCGATGGGGCAAGGTGCGCACCTTCCGCGCGGTCGCAGTGGTCGCCATGCTGGTGCTGCTCGGACTGACCTACCTTCCGCCGGTGCCGCTGTGGGTGCTGATCACGATGACGACGCTGTTCTTCGTCTTCGTCTCGGGCCGCATGGTGCCGGGCATGGCACTGATCACCGGCTCCAGCGCCCCGGCCGTGCGGGGCACCTTCATGAGCCTGAACGGCACGGTCCAGTCGGCCTCGATGGGCATCGCCTCGATGGTCGGCGGCATGCTGATCGGCCGCGATGCCAATGGCCTGGTCACCGGCTACCACCACAACGGCTGGATCGCGGTGGCGCTGTCGCTGCTGGCGCTGTGGTGGGTCGGGCGGCTGCAGGTCCGCGCCGCCGCGCCAGCAACCTCGGGCGTCCCGATGCCCGCGGCTTCCGAATCGCAAGGGGCGTGA
- a CDS encoding DUF2382 domain-containing protein — translation MATSPPREDTVVLPIIEERVKVSTRVEETGAVRVRLVVEEGTQPVELTCSSDEVTAERVAVGRAARERRAAWMEGDVLVVPVYEEVLVAKRTLMLKEVIRLHTRRTEHVDKAEVAVRRERAIVERRTEDGGWVAVEPYGEDPQG, via the coding sequence ATGGCCACTTCACCACCCCGCGAAGACACCGTCGTCCTTCCCATCATCGAGGAGCGGGTGAAGGTCAGTACCCGGGTGGAGGAGACAGGCGCGGTGCGGGTGCGACTGGTGGTCGAGGAAGGCACCCAGCCGGTCGAGCTCACATGCTCGTCCGACGAGGTCACCGCCGAACGGGTCGCCGTCGGCCGTGCGGCGCGCGAGCGACGCGCGGCATGGATGGAGGGCGACGTGCTGGTGGTGCCGGTGTACGAGGAAGTGCTGGTGGCCAAGCGCACGCTGATGCTCAAGGAAGTGATTCGCCTGCACACCCGGCGCACCGAGCATGTGGACAAGGCCGAGGTTGCGGTGCGGCGTGAACGGGCCATCGTGGAGCGCCGCACCGAGGACGGCGGCTGGGTGGCGGTCGAGCCGTACGGCGAAGACCCGCAGGGATGA
- a CDS encoding ABC transporter substrate-binding protein: protein MNIDRRTWAAAMLGMAAAPGLAQQREGRRVLHAAFEAAETGFDPAAISDLYSAIVTAHIFEAPYTYDPLAMPVKPKPLTAAGMPQVSPDHRVWTVRLQPGIFFADDPAFKGRPRELVAQDYVYSIKRFFDPATKSPVYSQMHEEGIVGLDALRQKALAERKPFDYDAPVEGLKALDRYTLQFRLSAPRPRFLYTLCDSSNVGAMAREVVELYGDDISGHPVGTGPYRLKHWRRSSHIVLERNPGFRDMRYDAEPAPDDAIGQAWLARLKGRRLPLNDGVEISVIEEGQPRWLSFVTGQVDFLRVPPEFTDFAAPGGKLAPNLARKGVTLRRYVNPDRTMSWFNMEDPVVGGYTPEKVALRRAISLAYDIDREVRIVRRGAAVAAQAPMPPGTYGHDPAFRSENSEHDPMRAKALLDMYGYVDRDGDGWRELPDGRPLVLQMATQTSYIERQFDETWQKSLAAVGLRIRFNTAQWPENLKAARAGKLQMWSLAGSATQPDGQPSMEDMYGPSIGEGNLSRFKLPAYDEIYRRMLTLPDGPERMALFLAASKLVVAYMPTKFHVHRVYTDVTQPWITGYRWPLFRREGWQYVDIDPDLRERMTR from the coding sequence ATGAACATCGACCGCCGCACCTGGGCCGCGGCCATGCTGGGCATGGCCGCGGCCCCGGGGCTCGCTCAGCAGCGCGAGGGCCGGCGGGTCCTGCACGCGGCCTTCGAAGCGGCCGAGACCGGCTTCGATCCCGCGGCGATCAGCGACCTCTATTCGGCCATCGTCACCGCCCACATCTTCGAGGCCCCCTACACGTACGACCCGCTCGCGATGCCGGTGAAGCCGAAGCCGCTGACCGCGGCCGGCATGCCGCAGGTGTCGCCGGATCACCGCGTCTGGACCGTGCGCCTTCAACCGGGGATCTTCTTCGCCGACGACCCGGCGTTCAAGGGCAGGCCGCGGGAGCTGGTGGCGCAGGACTACGTCTACAGCATCAAGCGCTTCTTCGACCCGGCCACCAAGAGCCCGGTGTATTCGCAGATGCACGAAGAGGGCATCGTGGGGCTCGACGCTTTGCGCCAGAAGGCGCTGGCCGAGAGGAAGCCGTTCGACTACGACGCGCCGGTGGAAGGGTTGAAGGCGCTCGACCGCTACACGTTGCAGTTCCGGCTGTCCGCGCCGCGCCCGCGCTTCCTGTACACCCTGTGCGACTCCTCCAACGTCGGCGCGATGGCGCGCGAGGTGGTCGAGCTGTACGGCGACGACATCTCGGGCCACCCGGTGGGCACCGGTCCCTACCGCCTCAAGCACTGGCGCCGCAGCTCGCACATCGTGCTGGAGCGCAACCCGGGCTTTCGCGACATGCGCTACGACGCCGAGCCCGCGCCCGACGACGCCATCGGCCAGGCCTGGCTGGCGCGCCTCAAGGGCCGCCGCCTGCCGCTCAACGACGGCGTGGAGATCTCGGTGATCGAGGAGGGCCAGCCGCGCTGGCTGAGCTTCGTCACCGGCCAGGTCGACTTCCTGCGCGTGCCGCCCGAGTTCACCGACTTCGCCGCGCCCGGCGGCAAGCTGGCGCCCAACCTGGCCCGCAAGGGCGTTACGCTGCGCCGCTACGTGAACCCGGACCGCACGATGTCTTGGTTCAACATGGAAGACCCCGTCGTGGGCGGCTACACCCCGGAGAAGGTCGCCTTGCGCCGCGCCATCAGCCTGGCCTACGACATCGATCGGGAGGTCCGGATCGTCCGCCGCGGTGCCGCCGTCGCGGCGCAGGCGCCGATGCCGCCGGGCACCTACGGCCACGATCCGGCGTTTCGCAGCGAGAACAGCGAGCACGACCCGATGCGCGCGAAAGCGCTGCTCGACATGTACGGCTACGTCGATCGCGACGGCGACGGCTGGCGCGAGCTGCCGGACGGACGGCCGCTGGTCCTGCAGATGGCAACGCAGACCTCGTACATCGAGCGCCAGTTCGACGAGACGTGGCAGAAGAGCCTGGCCGCCGTCGGCCTGCGCATCCGCTTCAACACCGCGCAATGGCCGGAAAACCTCAAGGCCGCGCGCGCCGGCAAGCTGCAGATGTGGAGCCTGGCGGGATCCGCGACGCAGCCCGACGGGCAGCCGTCGATGGAGGACATGTACGGACCGTCGATCGGCGAGGGCAACCTGTCGCGGTTCAAGCTGCCGGCCTACGACGAGATCTACCGCCGCATGCTCACGCTGCCCGACGGCCCCGAGCGCATGGCGCTGTTCCTGGCGGCGAGCAAGCTGGTCGTCGCCTACATGCCGACCAAGTTCCACGTGCACCGCGTCTACACCGACGTGACCCAACCCTGGATCACCGGCTATCGCTGGCCATTGTTCCGGCGCGAGGGCTGGCAGTACGTCGACATCGATCCCGACCTGCGCGAGCGCATGACGCGCTGA
- a CDS encoding YsnF/AvaK domain-containing protein produces the protein MRQTVVGVFDRKASAQRAVQVLADSGFGPDAVHLTEGGDEAAVRSAADDDPRRGDDSLGEKIRQFFADLFGPDDDDEVSHYSDAVRRGCAVVAVDVEEDDEVEAARMALRDAGAVDIDEEDATPGGATAYADTTPQAQDAGTARRAANDASLAEPRSDAGSARATEEVIPVVREEVHVGKRVVKDGGVRVYTRVVERPVDESVTLREERAHVERRPVDREVTGADMDRVQERTVEVRETVEKPVVEKVARVVEEVIVGKEVGERTERVQATVRDTEVEVEPLSGDARRPSEDEDDDLGFRADFESRYANSDERWEDHEPAYRYGHELAGEQRYAERSWDEIEPEVRRDWESRYPGSAWERIKAAVRHGWERMKD, from the coding sequence ATGCGACAGACCGTTGTAGGAGTGTTCGACAGAAAGGCGTCCGCGCAGCGCGCGGTGCAGGTGCTTGCCGATTCGGGCTTCGGGCCCGATGCCGTCCATCTGACGGAAGGCGGCGACGAGGCAGCCGTGCGCAGCGCGGCGGACGATGACCCGCGCCGCGGCGACGACAGTCTCGGCGAGAAGATCCGGCAGTTCTTCGCCGACCTGTTCGGCCCGGACGATGACGACGAGGTCAGCCACTACTCCGACGCGGTTCGCCGCGGTTGCGCGGTGGTGGCGGTGGACGTCGAAGAAGACGACGAGGTCGAAGCGGCTCGGATGGCACTGCGGGACGCGGGCGCCGTCGACATCGACGAAGAAGACGCTACGCCCGGCGGCGCGACGGCCTACGCCGACACCACGCCCCAGGCGCAGGACGCCGGCACGGCGCGCCGCGCCGCCAACGACGCGTCCCTGGCCGAACCGCGCAGCGATGCCGGCTCGGCCCGCGCGACAGAAGAGGTGATCCCGGTCGTGCGCGAAGAAGTTCACGTCGGCAAGCGCGTGGTCAAGGACGGCGGCGTGCGCGTGTACACGCGCGTCGTCGAGCGGCCGGTGGACGAGAGCGTCACGCTGCGAGAGGAGCGCGCGCACGTCGAGCGGCGTCCCGTCGATCGCGAGGTCACCGGGGCCGACATGGACCGCGTGCAGGAGCGCACCGTCGAGGTTCGCGAGACTGTCGAGAAGCCGGTGGTCGAGAAGGTGGCGCGAGTCGTCGAGGAAGTGATCGTCGGCAAGGAGGTCGGCGAGCGCACCGAGCGTGTCCAGGCCACCGTGCGGGACACCGAGGTGGAGGTCGAGCCGCTGTCCGGCGACGCCCGGCGGCCGAGCGAAGACGAGGACGACGACCTCGGGTTCCGCGCCGACTTCGAGAGCCGCTACGCCAACAGCGATGAACGCTGGGAAGACCACGAGCCGGCGTACCGCTATGGCCACGAGCTGGCCGGCGAACAGCGCTACGCCGAGCGCTCCTGGGACGAGATCGAGCCGGAAGTCCGCCGCGACTGGGAAAGCCGGTATCCGGGCAGTGCGTGGGAGCGAATCAAGGCGGCGGTGCGTCACGGCTGGGAGCGCATGAAGGACTGA